GAAATCGTTCGCCACGGCAGTCTCGCGGCGGCGGCGCAGAAGCTGTTCGTCACGCAGACAGCGATCACCGCCCGGGTGCAGAAACTCGAAAGTCAGCTGGGCAGTACGCTGTTCGTGCGCAACCGCGCCGGGGCGAAACTGACTGCCAACGGCGAGGCCTTCGTGGTCTACGCCAATCAACTGGTGCAGACCTGGGAAGCCGCGCGGCGCGACCTGCCGTTGCTGGACGGCTATCACAACGTGCTGCACATCGGCGGCGAAGTCAGCCTGTGCAACCCGTTGATGCTCAGCTGGGCCGCCGAACTGCGCGATAAGATTCCCGGCCACGCCCTGCGCATGGAAATCCGCGACGGTGAAAACCTGTTGCGCCAACTCGAACTCGGCGTGCTCGATGCCGCGCTGGTCTATCAGCCGGAATACTGGCCCGGCCTGCAAGTCGAGCAGGTGCTGGAAGAGAAACTGATTCTGGTGCGTGCGCCGAACCGCCCGGATCCCTACGTCTACATCGACTGGGGGCCGGATTTCCGTCGCCAGCACGACGCCGCCCTGCCGGACAAGGCCAAAGCCGCACTGAGCTTCAACCTCGGCCCGCTGGCCCTGCAATACATTCTCGAACATGGCGGCAGCGGCTACTTTCGTACCCGCGTGGTGCGTAGCTATCTGGAAACCGGCGCACTGGAAGCGGTCACCAAAGCCCCGGAATTCGGTTACCCGACCTATCTGGTGTATGCCCGCGAGCGCGACTCGGCGACGCTGCAACAGGCGTTCGATCTGCTGCGCCAGGTAATCGCCACCGATGACGACTGGTCGCAACGCTGGAACCCGCTGAGCTGAGTCGGCCGCTTTACACCGGAGCATGGCGCAACTGACCTCAAGGTGCGGCCTGCACAAACGGCCGGATCGGCTAATCTGCCGGGTATAACAACAATACCCACAGGTGAACGCAGTGAGGCAGACCACCGAGGCATTCCGCAGCCGCTATCGTGCGGCCATTCATCCGTTGTACAACCCATGGCTGCACGGCGCCTTCGTGCTGCTGTTTGGCGTGCTGGCAATCGGCGCCTTCTGGAGCAGCGCGCATCAGGTGCAGCCGCTGGAATGGCTGAGCGTGCCGCTGACCCTGCTGCTGTTCAACTTTGGCGTGTACATGGTTCATCGCCATCTCGGTCACCACAAAAAGACTTTGGCCAAGCTGTTCTATGCCCGGCATGCGGGCGACCATCACAGCTTTTTCACCCCCGGCCACATGACGTATGACGGCGCCCGCGACTGGCGGGTGATTCTGTTTCCAGCCTGGCTGATCGTCGTGCATACGCTGGTTTTCACCCTGCCGCTGTGGTGGCTGCTCGCGCAGTTCAACGCCAATGTCGCCGGGCTGTTCGGCGGCTGCATGGTCCTGGGTTATCTGACCTACGAGGTGTTTCACGCCTGCGAGCATCTACCGCCGAATAATCCGCTGACCCGCCTGCCGTGGATCCGCCAGATGCGTCATCTGCACGAATTGCATCACCGCCGCGAGCGCATGCAGGAGCGCAATTTCAATATCGTTTTTCCGCTGATGGATTACCTGTTCGGCACCCTGTACTGGGACCCGCAACCCGCCCCGTTGCGCTATTCGAGATCGCCCATGACCCGCATGCAGCACCAGATCGATATCGCCGGCGAACCGATCGCCGTGCTCCGCTACGCCGCCAGCGTCAACCACTGGCCCGAGTGGCACCCGTCGTCGCTGAAAATCGACGGACCGCAAGGCCCGCTGCATGCCGGCGCGCGTTTCGAAGA
The Pseudomonas fluorescens genome window above contains:
- a CDS encoding LysR family transcriptional regulator; the encoded protein is MDIDLARTFLEIVRHGSLAAAAQKLFVTQTAITARVQKLESQLGSTLFVRNRAGAKLTANGEAFVVYANQLVQTWEAARRDLPLLDGYHNVLHIGGEVSLCNPLMLSWAAELRDKIPGHALRMEIRDGENLLRQLELGVLDAALVYQPEYWPGLQVEQVLEEKLILVRAPNRPDPYVYIDWGPDFRRQHDAALPDKAKAALSFNLGPLALQYILEHGGSGYFRTRVVRSYLETGALEAVTKAPEFGYPTYLVYARERDSATLQQAFDLLRQVIATDDDWSQRWNPLS
- a CDS encoding sterol desaturase/SRPBCC family protein, yielding MRQTTEAFRSRYRAAIHPLYNPWLHGAFVLLFGVLAIGAFWSSAHQVQPLEWLSVPLTLLLFNFGVYMVHRHLGHHKKTLAKLFYARHAGDHHSFFTPGHMTYDGARDWRVILFPAWLIVVHTLVFTLPLWWLLAQFNANVAGLFGGCMVLGYLTYEVFHACEHLPPNNPLTRLPWIRQMRHLHELHHRRERMQERNFNIVFPLMDYLFGTLYWDPQPAPLRYSRSPMTRMQHQIDIAGEPIAVLRYAASVNHWPEWHPSSLKIDGPQGPLHAGARFEEDIHAGGRAGHLRWEVTEYLPGRRWCAQARGDHGLSLLLTYECAAQGDGTRFVRTLDYRFEGLGMRLANLLLLKRRIERESATSMQALRDMALRHLTLTGHLS